A window of the Cicer arietinum cultivar CDC Frontier isolate Library 1 chromosome 6, Cicar.CDCFrontier_v2.0, whole genome shotgun sequence genome harbors these coding sequences:
- the LOC101500131 gene encoding anaphase-promoting complex subunit 2: MEEYHSSPFNLGFLDTLNQDALHEIFDSYNAFCNATQSLMGGAGDLSFGSEFVSQVHTLCKHGLESLVRDHFLRVLEETFERNGASRFWRHFVPYADFVGLNKNDDFNIDEDEIENVLYNALEEISLEKQFQEKCLLILVHALQSFKDKMSEESHNFEAERNYLTSKYQWIVSSVLMATLPRVFPVILHWYFKRRLEELSTIMDGEFTDDVSENKDGMDLDEKGKTCNKDGEMDVDECNSDRRFSENSRLVKNIGKVVLDLRSLGFTSMAEDAYASAIFLLLKAKVYDVAGDDFRSSVLQSIQSWIQAVPLQFLHALLVYLGDSVSYESTSSGLKSPLAPQPSSCCPGIDTPSEGLVRWKLRLEYFAYETLQDLRIAKLFEIIVDYPESSPAIEDLKLCLEYTGQHSKLVESFISALRYRLLTAGASTNDILHQYVSTIKALRTIDPAGVFLEAVGEPIRDYLRGRRDTIKCIVTMLTDGTGGNSSASGNPGDSLLEELNRDEEIQENFGIDDDFNTDDRQAWINAARWQPDPVEADPLKGSRNQRKVDILGMIVGIIGSKDQLVHEYRTMLAEKLLNKSDYDIDSEIRTLELLKIHFGESSLQKCEIMLNDLIGSKRVNTNIKATISQPSQTSVEAEDNAISMDKIAATIISSNFWPPIQVCR; the protein is encoded by the exons ATGGAGGAATATCATTCATCTCCGTTCAATCTAGGGTTTTTAGACACTCTAAACCAAGACGCACTTCACGAAATCTTCGACAGCTACAACGCCTTCTGCAACGCCACACAATCACTTATGGGCGGTGCCGGAGACCTATCATTCGGTTCTGAATTTGTTTCTCAAGTTCACACTCTCTGCAAACACGGCCTCGAATCACTCGTTCGTGACCACTTTCTCCGAGTCTTAGAG GAAACTTTTGAACGGAATGGGGCATCGAGGTTTTGGCGGCATTTTGTTCCTTACGCCGATTTTGTTGGTTTAAACAAGAATGATGATTTCAAT ATTGACGAGGATGAGATTGAGAATGTGTTGTATAATGCTTTGGAAGAAATCTCTTTGGAGAAACAGTTTCAAGAAAAGTGCTTGTTAATTTTGGTCCATGCTTTACAATCTTTTAAGGATAAAATGTCGGAGGAAAGTCATAATTTTGAAGCTGAAAGAAATTACCTTACCTCTAAGTATCAATGGATTGTCTCTTCTGTTCTTATGGCTACACTTCCTCGGGTTTTTCCTG TTATACTGCattggtattttaaaagaagGTTGGAGGAGTTAAGTACAATCATGGATGGAGAGTTCACTGATGATGTATCTGAAAATAAGGATGGCATGGATTTGGATGAAAAAGGAAAAACATGCAACAAAGATGGTGAGATGGATGTTGATGAGTGCAATAGCGACCGTCGGTTCTCAGAAAACAGTAGATTGGTGAAGAACATTGGAAAAGTTGTTCTTGATCTCAGAAGTCTTGGATTTACCTCTATGGCTGAAGATGCTTATGCTTCTGCTATATTTTTACTACTAAAG GCAAAAGTATATGATGTAGCCGGAGATGATTTTAGGAGTTCTGTCCTACAATCTATTCAAAGCTGGATACAG GCTGTTCCTCTCCAGTTTCTGCATGCCCTTCTTGTTTATCTTGGTGACTCTGTTAGTTATGAAAGTACTTCATCAGGTCTCAAATCACCTTTAGCACCACAACCATCGTCGTGTTGTCCTGGAATTGATACTCCTTCTGAAGGTCTTGTCAGATGGAAGTTGCGGCTGGAATATTTTGCTTATGAAACACTACAAGATTTAAGGATAGCTAAATTATTTGAGATAATTGTCGATTATCCTGAGAG CTCTCCTGCAATTGAAGACTTAAAACTTTGTCTTGAATACACTGGACAACATTCAAAGCTGGTGGAGTCATTTATTTCTGCACTGCGTTATCGCCTTCTTACTGCAGGCGCATCAACCAATGATATATTACACCAATATGTTTCGACTATTAAAGCCCTAAGGACAATAGATCCTGCAGGTGTTTTCCTCGAGGCAGTTGGTGAACCAATAAGAGATTATCTACGAGGAAGGAGAGATACAATAAAATGCATAGTGACCATGCTGACAGATGGGACAGGTGGAAATTCGAGTGCATCTGGAAATCCTGGAGATAGCCTTCTTGAAGAGTTGAATAGAGATGAAGAAATTCAAGAGAATTTTGGTATTGACGATGATTTTAACACTGATGATAGGCAAGCATGGATCAATGCTGCACG ATGGCAACCTGACCCTGTGGAAGCAGATCCATTGAAGGGAAGCAGAAACCAAAGGAAGGTTGACATACTTGGGATGATTGTTGGCATAATTGGTTCAAAAGATCAATTAGTTCATGAATATCGAACTATGCTTGCTGAGAAACTTCTAAATAAATCTGATTATGATATTGACTCAGAGATACGAACTCTCGAACTCCTTAAG ATACACTTCGGAGAGAGCAGCCTACAAAAATGTGAGATTATGCTCAATGATCTAATTGGCTCAAAGAGAGTCAACACTAACATTAAAGCTACCATAAGCCAGCCATCTCAGACAA GTGTTGAAGCCGAAGACAATGCAATATCCATGGATAAAATAGCTGCCACTATCATATCTTCTAATTTCTGGCCTCCAATTCAGGTCTgcagataa
- the NAC52 gene encoding NAC transcription factor 29, whose protein sequence is MESNTSSELPPGFRFHPTDEELIVYYLGNQATSKPCPASIIPEVDIYKFDPWELPDKSEFEENEWYFFSPRERKYPNGVRPNRATLSGYWKATGTDKPINSGSKHIGVKKSLVFYKGRPPKGIKTNWIMHEYRLVGSQKQTSKHIGSMRLDDWVLCRIYKKKHMGKTLQQNEDYPTLQFTDSTIVSNNDGEQETMNLPRTCSLTYLLDMNYFGPILSDGSTFDFQINNSNIGIDPFVKPQPVEMTNHFYEADSRKY, encoded by the exons atggAGAGCAATACAAGCTCTGAACTCCCTCCTGGCTTTAGATTTCATCCAACAGATGAagaattaattgtttattaccTTGGTAATCAAGCTACATCAAAGCCATGCCCTGCATCTATCATTCCAGAAGTTGATATCTATAAATTTGATCCTTGGGAATTGCCTG ATAAATCTGAATTTGAAGAGAATGAATGGTATTTCTTTAGTCCAAGAGAAAGAAAGTACCCAAATGGAGTGAGGCCTAATAGAGCAACTTTGTCTGGATATTGGAAGGCTACTGGCACAGACAAACCAATCAATAGTGGATCAAAGCATATTGGGGTGAAGAAATCTTTGGTCTTTTACAAGGGTAGACCACCAAAGGGTATCAAAACTAATTGGATTATGCACGAGTACAGATTGGTTGGATCACAAAAACAAACTAGCAAGCATATTGGATCCATGAGG CTAGATGACTGGGTTTTGTGTAGAATCTATAAGAAGAAGCACATGGGAAAAACATTGCAGCAAAATGAGGACTATCCAACACTTCAATTTACTGATTCTACAATAGTATCAAATAATGATGGGGAACAAGAAACCATGAACCTTCCAAGGACTTGTTCACTTACTTATCTTTTGGATATGAATTACTTTGGTCCAATCTTATCTGATGGCTCAACCTTTGATTTTCAAATCAACAATTCAAATATTGGAATAGACCCTTTTGTAAAACCTCAACCGGTGGAAATGACTAACCATTTTTATGAAGCAGATTCAAGGAAGTACTAA
- the LOC101509103 gene encoding methyltransferase FGSG_00040 has protein sequence MATTTQEFMQQLRSKATELFIREEWNDSIKTYSQFINLCTHHLSLPHSSPLHLQKLRKSLCISFCNRAEAKSRLRDFNSALQDCDHALQIDATHFKTLVCKGKVLLSLNRYSMALHCFKTALLDPQANGNCEFIDGYFEKCKKFEFLSRTGSLDLSDWVLNGFSAKAPELAEFIGAVEIRKSEISGRGIFVTKNIDAGSLILVTKAIAMERSILAGKDLSEDTQLVMWKNFVDKVVDFTRKCHKTRNLICKLSIGENEDSLEVPDVDIFRPESVVEVNSSEDIDVDIDIDMVRLLAILDVNSLTEDAVSANVLRKNHDCYGVGLWLLPSFINHSCCPNARRLHVGDYLIVHASRDLKAGEEITFAYLDPLSPLNKRKEMSVTWGIHCKCKRCKFEGEILLSKQEVKEIEIGIERGTDVGGLVYKLEEMMKRWKIRGKEKGYLRASFWSVYSEAYGSERCMKRWGRRIPALDAVADSITDVVGGDLRVLKILMEELKRKGGGNSSGLVEMEKVFTLAREVYGKVVKKQAMRTLLELCIAD, from the coding sequence ATGGCAACGACAACACAAGAATTCATGCAACAACTCAGATCCAAAGCAACAGAACTTTTCATTCGAGAAGAATGGAACGATTCCATCAAAACCTATTCTCAATTCATCAATCTCTGCACCCACCATCTTTCTCTTCCTCACTCTTCCCCACTTCACCTCCAAAAGCTTCGCAAATCCCTCTGTATATCCTTCTGCAATCGCGCTGAAGCTAAATCAAGATTACGCGATTTCAACTCCGCGTTACAAGATTGCGATCACGCTTTGCAAATCGACGCAACCCATTTCAAAACCCTTGTTTGCAAAGGTAAGGTTTTGCTCTCTCTTAATAGATACTCCATGGCTCTTCATTGCTTTAAAACCGCTCTTCTTGATCCTCAAGCGAATGGGAACTGTGAATTCATTGATGGGTACTTTGAAAAATGcaaaaagtttgaatttttatccAGGACTGGGTCTTTGGATCTTTCTGATTGGGTTTTAAATGGCTTTTCTGCAAAAGCTCCTGAACTTGCTGAGTTTATTGGGGCTGTTGAGATTAGAAAATCTGAAATAAGTGGGCGTGGAATTTTTGTTACTAAGAATATTGATGCAGGGTCTTTGATTTTGGTCACTAAAGCAATTGCAATGGAGAGGAGTATATTAGCAGGTAAAGATTTGAGTGAGGATACCCAATTAGTTATGTGGAAGAATTTTGTTGATAAAGTTGTAGACTTTACTAGAAAATGCCATAAAACTAGGAATTTGATTTGTAAGTTGTCAATTGGGGAAAATGAGGATTCACTTGAGGTGCCTGATGTAGATATTTTTAGGCCTGAGAGTGTTGTGGAAGTGAATTCAAGTGAGGATATTGATgttgatattgatattgatatggTTAGGTTATTGGCTATATTGGATGTTAATTCTCTCACTGAGGATGCAGTTTCAGCCAATGTTTTGAGGAAAAACCATGATTGTTATGGTGTTGGACTATGGTTGCTTCCCTCATTCATTAATCACTCATGTTGTCCTAATGCAAGGCGCTTGCACGTTGGTGACTATTTGATAGTTCATGCTTCAAGAGATTTGAAGGCTGGTGAAGAGATCACTTTTGCTTATCTTGACCCTCTTTCTCCCTTGAACAAGCGAAAAGAGATGTCTGTTACATGGGGGATTCATTGCAAGTGTAAGAGGTGCAAGTTTGAGGGAGAAATCTTGCTTTCCAAGCAAGAGGTGAAGGAGATTGAGATTGGTATTGAAAGAGGGACGGATGTAGGTGGATTGGTGTATAAACTTGAGGAAATGATGAAGAGATGGAAGATTAGGGGGAAAGAGAAGGGATACTTGAGGGCTTCGTTTTGGTCAGTATATTCAGAGGCTTACGGTTCGGAGAGGTGTATGAAAAGATGGGGAAGGCGAATTCCGGCATTAGATGCAGTGGCTGATAGTATCACAGATGTAGTTGGAGGTGATCTTAGGGTACTTAAGATCTTAATGGAAGAATTGAAGAGAAAAGGTGGTGGCAATAGTAGTGGACTCGTTGAGATGGAGAAAGTTTTCACGTTAGCAAGAGAGGTTTATGGGAAGGTAGTGAAAAAACAAGCAATGAGGACATTGCTTGAGCTTTGCATTGCTGATtga